The proteins below are encoded in one region of Sminthopsis crassicaudata isolate SCR6 chromosome 1, ASM4859323v1, whole genome shotgun sequence:
- the LOC141544746 gene encoding uncharacterized protein LOC141544746, with product MSHRGPCPAGVKRVPNRKPEAGARCERGTENETLDGHCADFCESTTLTQNTGYRTVTNAYGTGGADGKMESTHGPAAHRWGDPDRANPEGFTTLPCHGPSCGGGEPAHGGPEARRGRDVQLGHVTGSAQTFTFSAASVVMIGAGRWGGQRHGPSRAPGRVREPAPGVTGRLGAAPWSFRFRCGPQSRRRPRVGAAQVKVPTAAVSVEGLLPPVIKQEPSSVTLEAPLASNPRPSKPRPSLAPEAPARCWGAEFAKAAAGRGSSASADRTTTVCYSPPPASGAGAACARAACARARRFLPAPRRGSVAAEPPNPLPPPCQTEHHFLAQAPSWALAPFLRRIPDFRPAASAAPSPQLVPRAPGQAPPLTPASPEKGSHKALAAGLGLPGRSLQALDNVHLRAPRLEFGTRPRRPGHSADASGTIRGPVWLRAAPHPLLGSGALSPKPVECKAGLLCHRLSLPGP from the exons ATGTCCCACCGGGGACCCTGCCCGGCTGGCGTTAAAAGGGTCCCCAACCGGAAACCCGAGGCAGGAGCCCGGTGCGAGAGGG GAACAGAGAATGAGACACTTGATGGCCACTGCGCCGATTTCTGTGAATCTACTACTTTGACCCAAAACACGGGTTATCGG ACAGTAACTAACGCTTATGGGACGGGTGGAGCAGATGGGAAAATGGAAAGTACCCATGGTCCCGCTGCCCATAGATGGGGGGACCCCGACAGGGCTAATCCCGAGGGCTTTACA aCACTGCCCTGCCACGGTCCCagctgtgggggaggggagccagCACACGGGGGGCCGGAGGCCAGGCGGGGGAGGGATGTACAACTCGGCCATGTGACCGGAAGCGCCCAGACGTTCACGTTCTCTGCTGCTTCTGTTGTCATGATCGGTGCGGGGCGCTGG GGGGGGCAGCGGCATGGGCCTTCGCGCGCCCCGGGCCGGGTGAGGGAGCCAGCGCCCGGCGTGACCGGGCGCCTAGGAGCTGCCCCATGGAGCTTCCGGTTCCGTTGTGGGCCGCAGAGCCGCCGGCGCCCGCGGGTGGGAGCGGCCCAG gtcAAAGTTCCCACCGCGGCCGTGAGTGTCGAAGGCCTCCTCCCTCCGGTTATAAAACAGGAGCCGAGCTCGGTGACCTTGGAGGCCCCTCTGGCTTCGAACCCCAGACCTTCCAAGCCCCGCCCTTCATTGGCTCCGGAAGCGCCGGCCAGGTGCTGGGGAGCAGAGTTTGCAAAGGCGGCCGCCGGAAGGGGGTCGAGTGCGAGTGCAGACAGGACCACCACGGTCTGCTATTCACCCCCGCCTGCGTCAGGAGCCGGGGCAGCGTGCGCCCGGGCAGCGTGCGCCAGGGCAAGACGCTTCCTCCCCGCCCCAAGGAGGGGCTCGGTGGCCGCGGAGCCTCCCAACCCCCTCCCGCCCCCCTGCCAGACCGAGCATCACTTCCTCGCCCAGGCCCCGAGCTGGGCCCTTGCCCCATTTCTGAGGCGGATCCCTGACTTCCGGCCGGCGGCTTCGGCTGCCCCTTCTCCCCAGCTGGTTCCAAGGGCTCCCGGCCAAGCTCCCCCTCTGACCCCCgccagccctgaaaagggctctcACAAGGCGCTGGCAGCAGGCTTGGGCCTCCCAGGCCGGAG TCTCCAAGCTCTTGATAATGTTCATCTGCGAGCCCCCCGGCTAGAGTTTGGGACCAGACCGAGGCGGCCTGGGCATTCGGCTGATGCCAGTGGAACCATCCGAGGACCGGTGTGGCTCAGAGCGGCTCCCCACCCACTCCTAGG GAGCGGGGCACTTTCTCCCAAACCAGTGGAATGTAAAGCAGGATTGTTGTGCCATCGCCTATCCctgcctggcccatag